ctttgtttgggaagccagggcaggtggattgcttgaattcaggactttgagactagtctgggcaacatggcaaaaccctggctctacaaaaaaattttaaaaattagctgggtgtggtgatgtacacctgtagtctcagctactcaggtggctgaggtgggaggattgcttgcccctgggaggtcagggctgcagtgagctgtaatcatatcactgctctccagcttgggcaacagagcaagccgtgtctcaaaaaaaaaaaaaaaaaaaaaaaaaagttatttaacaaTATACATACAGATGGAGaagttaaaaagcaaaggaatgaTTAACTCAGCATTCAAAACAGTAATTACTGGGAGTGAGGAAACGGAAGGGTATGTGCCAGTGGGGAAGGGGTGCATAGGCAGCTTGTCATGTTCTAGTACAGGTAGTATTCTATTTCTGAAACAGAATGCTGTGTGTCTTACTATCACTCTTTTAACTACATGTGTATTTTATACAGCCTTTTGCATATATGATAAAtttcacaattttgaaaaaatgagCGTCTGTAAAGAGGAACACAAAAGAATCAACCATTAGCTAAACTATACTATTTTGGGGCCCTCAAAACCTTTCAAACAGCACCTGATGGCTACAATTAAGATCTTTCCTGctcatttaaaaatggcaaaactctTCCTCTGTTTGAGACAGAcgggttttcaatttatttttttctggagacagggtctcacactgtcacccaggctggattgcagtggtgcaatcttggcctctgcctccagggttcaagcgatcctcccacctcagcctccccaggactacaggtgcaaggcaccacctctggctaatttttgtattttttgtagagatggggtttcaccatgttggccaggctggtatggaactcccgggctcaggtgatctgcacacctcgtcttcccaaaagtgctgggattacaggcgtgagccactgcacccaactggTTATCAATTTCaaacaagaaaagtaaaaaccaaacagaaaagcTATTGCTTACTACCCTAAGTTGGTACATTTCTGTGCTTAATTACTAAATAATTAACTTGTCCTCTCACAACCACCTTGAGGTGCAGAGGTACAGGGTAATTAGTACTGAGATAGTACCTAGCACTAAAATAGAATTATCTTCCTTGCACACTTTTTCTACAGAGGATGATAGTTTTTCCCTTCAAAGCACTGGTAACagtcttattttcttccttccatttttgcTTACTTGGTTACTGTCTTTATCAAACTATTAAAATAGTGAATACtaccagatgcggtggctcacacctgtaaacccagcactttgggaggcccagacaggaggatcgcttgaactcagtggggcctggctgcagtgagccgtgatggcaccactgcacttccaccTAGGTGGCCGAGAGAGAccctgtaccaaaaaaaaaaataaaaacaatagtaaaCATACTGCAGGAAGGAAGTATACTCCACCTCACTTCACCTGACAACACTGTTTTGCTGTAATGGTCTTGGAATCTTGATCTGACCACCACCCAGAGTAAGCAGGGAACTCAGGTTTCCAACATAATTTAAGAGCCCAACAATTGTAGGTTTCACTTGGAAAGGACAGCTGTGCTTCAGGCTTGGTTCTTGCCAACTACTCAGCTATTTTGGATGAGCTGCACATCTTGTCTGTAACTTCCTCCCTAAGTTTTTAATCAAGAGATCTTCCAGGAATGTGGTGCCTGCTTCACCGTCCACAGCAGCTGCGCAAAACATACACTtcgatttgtgtgtgtgttttgtatacTAGCTTTAACTACTTCCCTCAGCCCGCACTCCCCTTCAGTCGTTTGTTTTGAATAACAACCTATTGTGAAGCCTCTTAAACACTAGTTTACTTAAAGTTTGTAttatcctttctttcctttttttttatttttgatacagagtctcactctgttgcccaggctggagtgtagtggtgcgatctctggctcactacagcctccacctcccaggctcaagtgaatcttcctcctcggcctcccgagtagctgggaccacagggagaGGCAGGCCAACAAacctggcctatttttgtattttttgtagagacgaggtcttgctatgttgcccaggatagtctggaACTCTATTATATCTTTATCTTAATCTCATGGAGACGCCCCCGTGGTCACTGACTGGAGGaaggaaatacacattttaaaggcCTTAAATTTCCTATAGAAGGGTCTAGAACGTACCGCGCTACACCGAACTTAGTAGTGAGACCACCGCCACACCCCTGAGGAAACAAGGTCACGCCCCTCCGCGGGCCGCTCGATCTGGTCTTTAATTAATCCCGCCGCCGCCTTCCCGCCTACCCCCGGGCGCGCACTTCCGGTCGCGAGGGCGCTCGGGAGCGCGCCCCGCGAGCCTCCACCAACCAGCGGCTCCGCCTGGCCAGACAGAGTGCGCGCGCGCACGTTGTGCGCAGGTTCGAATCTCCGCCGCTTCGCGGTTGCTTCTCAACGTCCGGGCCGCATCTCGGCGGCGGCGAGGGCTGAGCTCTGGAGCTGCCTCCGAGCCGGAGCCCCAGCCCTAGCTCGTGCGCGAgccgccccgccccaccccctccAGCGTCCTGCCGCCTCCTCGCCCGACTTCGGCCTATCCCTTTCTCACGCGCTTAGTCTTCGCTCTTCGCCCCCGCAGCTATCAGCACTCGGTCTCCCGCGCCTGGCGGGCTCCGCCCGAGCCTCTGGGCCCATGGCCAAGCGGCGTGCGGCCGAGCCGGTGACGTTCCACGTGCCTTGGAAGCGGCTCCTGCTCTGCGACTTCGCTGAGCAGCCGCCGCCACCGCCTCTCTGGATCCGGCCGCCCGGGGTCGCGCATGCTGGGCAGCCCCTCGGCGTCCCCGGGCAGCACCGAAAGCGCAAAATCGACGCAGGGACCATGGCAGAGCCCTCGGCTTCGCCCAGCAAGCGCCGTGACAGCGGGGACAACAGCGCCCCGAGCGGCCAGGAGCGTGAGGACCACAGCCTGGAGACAGGCGATCcgccgctgctgccgccgccgcccgTGGGGCCGGGGGAGGAGCTCCCGGGCGCCCGGCCCCCGGGGGGCGGTGGCGACGACGGGGCGGGGCGCGCAGGACCCCCGCGGGGAGACTGGGGGGTCGCATCGCGCCAGGTACGGGCTGGGGGCGGGTGGGCTGAGGGGAGAAGGGGCTTGCCTTTTCCCCTCACACACAAAGCGTCCCAGTTCCCACTCATGACTTGTGTAGGTTAAGACGCCTGAGGGGGGGAAAGAAGGGGTCACCGCTCCGGGAGAGGATGCCGACTGCCAGAAGACACCCCGAGAGTCCGATGGGCAGAAAGCACCGGGCTGGGCGAGGGGGAAACAGACCGTGGTCTGGAGCGGTAGAAGTGGCCTTACGGCGTCAGCGCCGCGCTCTGTAAAAGGAAAATGGGACCGTGGGTTGTGGCAGGCTGTGAGCACTGTGAGGACGCTGACCGTGAAGGGATAGGTTCAGTCCAACGACAAACGACAGACAAGAGGTGTAGAGGGCCTTCCTGGGTTTAACGATGATTAGTCTAGAATTCGGGATAGAATTCTTTTTCTAGAGGAAGACCAGTGTGGTAGCCGTCGATTAATTGGACGTCCTGGAAGCTGGTACAGCTTCTGGAGAAAAGGATGGACCACCATACCTTGGGCAAAGCTTTGTTTTAACTCATAATGTTAAATCTGATCCTAGGCAAAAGTATCGTTGAAAATTAATTTGGGGGtggggcgtggtgtctcacgcctgtaatcccaggactttgagaggccatggcgggtggatcacctgaagtcgggagtttgagaccagcatggccaatagggtgaaactctgtctctattaaaatacaaaaattagatgagtgtgatggtgcacaccagtaatcgcagctactcgggaggctgaggcacaagaatcattttaacctgggagatggaggttgtagtgagctgagattgggccactgcactccagcctgggcaacagagtgagactctgtctcaaaaaccaaaaaaaaaaaaaaaaaagacaattaattTGGGACTTAAGGCATATATGAAAATCATTGGGGGGTTCCTATTCAAGACATGAGCCTGCCTCATCTCTGCACCTAAGAATCCTGAGAAGATCTAGGCATGCCTCGATTTGCCTAGATCTCTGCTGCCCAGCCGCTAGCCAGTAAGAACACTTGAAACGTGACTAGTCCAAATGGGAATGTGCTCTAAGTTTAAAATATGCACGAAATTTCGTggatttaataagaaataaagataaaatagctcaaaattttatattgattacacaTGAAATAACTTGGCtatattgaagaaaatatttaataccagaagtttcttttactttttaaataccgctactagaaaattttaaattatgtttttagagcattatatatttattggacAGCTTTGGTCTAGACTTAGGAATTCATACTGCTTTTTCACAGTCCTGCAATGACTTACCAGAGGACTTGGAAGATGAAGAACCAAATACAGGTTTCTCAGAATTCACCACATTGTCTTCAGCTATCTAATAGCATCCACCCAACgttcttctgttttcttaagtATCTTATCTCAGGGTTTTCAAAtgcctttccaaaaaaaaaaaaaagaaatgaaatttcttaGGCATGACTTGTTCATgtgaaaaattcaataaaataacgAGAGTTTTATAGttgggaaatactttttttttttttggcctatgaTTGAAACATGACccttatttaaacttttttttcaaattgctcTCAGATATTCAAAATCAACTGAAAACAGATGGATAATCTTCTAAACCTAATGGATATGGAGATTAGGGACTGTGTAGTTTGAAAACTTTTTGAAAGCTCTTCACACCATTTTAGTACTCCACTCATGCATAGGCTTGTCACCTACCAGAATGCACTGTCTATGGTATGCCACACAGTTGATAAGAGGGAAATGTGGAAATGACAGTAGGCAAAGAGTAAGAGTACTCTAGTAGCCTGAAACGTGATGCTTACTTAGAGTCTTAGACTCAGCTATCTTTTCCCCTGCAGCAGTGACTAGATCTGGCACCTCTGTACTTCTATAGTCGCTGCAAGCACATGACAGGGAAAAAGGTTGGCTCCAGGGGTTCTTTCTTCGCCAAGACTAGTCCCCTTGttctctttgttgtttttaaaaaaagagtcttGGGGTCTCGCTcccatgcccaggctggagtgcagtggcaccatcccggctcactgcaaccttagcctcctgagtagttgggactacagtgcACGATACCAcgctggactaattttttttttttttttttttttttggtagagatggggttttgccatgttacccaggctgggctcaagtgatcctcccgcctctgcctaccacattgttggaattacaggcgcaagGCACCCTCAGGCCCTCTTTTGAGGAAAGCTCAGTAACACTCctagtttcttctttttgttaGATTTGTTCTGGAGCCACTTCTCTTTTGCAAACATGCTCTCTCCagcttctgtttttccttcctgcctccaaaGACACAGGCTTTTTGTTTTAAGGATTTTATACCTGATTACCAAGGGAAAATTGAATATAACAAAAACAGAGACGTAAAACAGTTAAATACAGTAAATGCCTGGTTTCTTTTGTGCTCAGAATAGGGCTTAAGTCCCAGCCCTCACCCTTGGGACCTCATTTAGGAAATACTACCTCAAATACCTTTTTTCTACATTAAGAATGCAATCTAGGCAGGATAATGTTACGTCATTTCTGTCCTGGAACTTCAGGGTATTTCCTGTTTCAGATGGTTTTTGactagagaaataaaatcaggtatttattaaatattcatgtatttttttcatgttggtgTCACTATGTAGACTCACTGCCCTGTCAGTGTTGACTCAactgttagttttttgtttgtttgtttttaataaattgagatggagtcttgctatgttgccagggctggtctcaaactctggggctcaagcgatgcttctgcctcccaaagtgctgggattacaggtgtaatcatGCCCAGCCAACTGTTAGATATTCTTAACAGAAAGTAAGCAGAAATGCTTTAAGGAGACAGTGATTAATGATTCATTGGCTTATTGGGATATAATACCTAGCAATATTGAGAATTACTATGCCAAGCCTGAATTTTTACCA
Above is a window of Papio anubis isolate 15944 chromosome 13, Panubis1.0, whole genome shotgun sequence DNA encoding:
- the C13H9orf40 gene encoding uncharacterized protein C9orf40 homolog, with protein sequence MAKRRAAEPVTFHVPWKRLLLCDFAEQPPPPPLWIRPPGVAHAGQPLGVPGQHRKRKIDAGTMAEPSASPSKRRDSGDNSAPSGQEREDHSLETGDPPLLPPPPVGPGEELPGARPPGGGGDDGAGRAGPPRGDWGVASRQHNDEFWQYNTFQYWRNPLPPIDLADIEDLNEDTLTEATLQGRNEGAEVDMES